The Rhodothermus sp. genome contains the following window.
AGCAGTTCCGGACGCGGGAAGTCTGGCCGATTGCGGATATCGGTCCGGGTCAGCACACGGGTTACGCGCAGGTCCTTCACATGCTGCAGGGCCATCACAAAGCCGCGGGCAATGAAGCCACTGCCGACCACACCGATGCGGTAAGCTTCCGTCATAGCACACTGCGTCAGGTCAGACGGGTTTTCAGATGATCGGCAAGCCGCAAGCTCAATGCCACAATAGTTAAGGTAGGGTTGGCAAAACCCACCGTGGGAAACACCGAAGATCCGGCCACATACAGGTTTTTTACCCCGTGCACACGTCCGTTGGGATCCACCACGCCTTCACGTGGGCTGGCATGCATACGCGTAGTGCCCATGTGATGAAAGCCTCCTGTGATGCCATCCGGGGGGATGCGCCGCAACGTCTCCATCTGCACGGTGCCCCACCCCTGTCGGACTAACTCCTGCGCTATTAGCTGTTGTGCCCGCAGCAGACTTTCTACATCCTGACGGCTGATCTGCCAGTGCAGTTCCAGGCGAGGCTGGCCGAACGCATCCCGGCGTCGGGACAACCGAACCCGGCTTTCTGGATTGGGTAGCTGTTCGGCCATGTGATGCAGCACAAAAGCCACCGGCCGGCGCGTTTCGCTGCCCCTTTTCCCGCCCAGCGCAAGCAGGCGGGTGGTCGCCCAGGGAACCAGGCGGGGCAGGTCGCGAACCAGCCGCAGCAGCTGGCGCGGTAGATCTTCCGGCCAGGTGCGATGCTGGACGGCTTCCCGCAGCACGCGTAGCGCTTCAAAGCCTCCCCAGAGCAGCGGGTTGTTACGGCGTGGCAATGCCAGCCGATCGGTAGGCCAGAGCGCCACGCAATAGTTGCCCAGGCCTTCCCGACGTATCACTTCTTCCTGCAAGGCCAGCTTTCCCATAATCCAAGTATTCCGCCGGATGTGTAACCGATAAAACCCCAGCTGTGGGATCAGCGCGCGGTCGGCCGGCACGAAAAGGCCAGAAAGGAAATGCAGGTGTTCCATAAAAAACCGACCTACGCAGTCGTAAGCGTTCCCGAGCCCGTTCGGGCATGCTCGATTCGAAAGCAGCAGCAAGCGGGCATTTTCCAGGCCACCAGCAGCCAGCACCACACAACGGGCCCGCACGGTCAGCTCGGATCGATCGGGACGGGCTACCCGAACGCCCACTACCGCTTCCCCGGTCTCATTGGTCAGCAGCTCCAGCACATGCGCATGCAAGCACACCGTGATCTTCGGATCGGTCAGCAACGCCGGACCATAGACCCGATAAAACCGGGAGGGCTCGCCAAACTGGAACAGGGCCGTGCGGAGCACCGCGCTGCGTTCGCTGAGCAGTGGCCGACACGTCGGCGCCGTCCAGGCCTCCGCCGTGTAGGGTTGATCTGGCAGGTCAAAAAAGGGCTGGGCCTGTCGGTAGTAAGGGGCCAGCGTCTCGTACCCGAACGGCCAGCCACTGAACGGAATCGCTGCACGTCGCTCAAAGTCGATCGGATCAAGCGGCCGCAGCCGGATCCGGCATATCCCCGGTGCCACCTCATAATCCCAGAGGTGGCTGGATCCTCCCAGCGCCCGCGCCCGGGCCATATCCAGGGGAAAATAGGGGTATCCGGTGACGTCGCCCCGACTGAGTCGGTTGGTCGCCGGCTCTGGCTGTTCACCGCCGGTCTCCAGCAGACAGATCCCCAGACCGCTGTCGCGCAACGCCCAGGCCAGCGTCAACCCGGCTACCCCGCCCCCCACAATACACAGATCGTAGGGCCCCAGCTCCTGTGGCTCGAAGGCACGCAGATCGATCTTCATGGATTTGTACGGAAAGGCCACCGTTCCACCAGCACACGTACCGGACGTATCAGCACGTAGAGAAAGCGCAAGCGATCCGGCAGCCGACAGAACGCCCGATCTCTTTCCGTCGGGGCCAGGGCCAGCTGCAGGTGATGCTTCAGATACCCCAGGCGATGCTGCCAGCGCTCGCGCTCGCGCAAGTGATACCAGAACATGGGCCAGAAAGCCCGCACATCGGCATCCTCTCGAAACATCCAGCGCCCAACGACTTGCCGGGCCATACGCCGGGCCACCCGCTGCTGCCCTGATCGCTGCAGACCGTCCGGTATGGGCGCGTCCAACAGCTCGGCCGCCAACGTCAACCCGATAGCCAGCACACGCTCCACACCCAGCCTGCGTGCCTGTTGCCGCACAAAGGATCCCTCCAGCTCTGGATAGCGGCGCAGCAATTCGGCCACGTCGGCCACCCAGGTCAGCTTCAACCAGCGGTGTTTATTACCGTGAATGACCAGATAGAGCAGCAGGTCTTCGGGCGCCATGGTACGTATGGTATGCCCGGCAAAGACCACCTGCTGGTGTCGTGCCCAGATTGCCACCGGATCTAACGGCAGGTCGTAAATGGTGTAGAAAAAAGCCCAGTGCAATTCGACAATAAAATCACGGCTTTCGTGCACGAACTCAAAGCCCAGTTGCGTATCGAGATAGGCTTCCTCATCGGCTCCGTGCAGCGGCTTATGGGCTTGATAACCCATGGATTCAATGACCTGCCGCGCTCTTCGGAAGTCGCTGCGACGCACCAGCAGGTCGATGTCCACGTAAACCCGTGCGGCCGGATCCCCATAGATCAAGGCAGCCAGGGCCGGTCCTTTAAAGGGTAGCACTGGAATTTCTTCGCGCTCCAGGCACGTAACCAGGCGCAGGAGTTCCTGGGTCTGATGCAGGTTATGGATAGCCAGGGCCCGCGCTTCCGCTTCCATCCGATGGCGCCACCATAACGGCAGGGCCTCGGGTGCTGCCTGCAGCAGGTTACGGTATACCAACGCCACCATGCCATGGCGCACGCTCCATCGATACAGGCGCTCCCAGTCCAGGGGCCGAGCCAACAGTTGCTGCAGGCGCCCGACGGCCGACGCCTCCAGCTGCGTGCGCGCTGCCAGCGTCAGGACCTGCGCCTCTGGTGGAAGTGTCGAACGGAGTGACATGGCCTGCTCAGGAAACAACAGAAAGCGGCGGAGACGCTGACGAAGTTCCTTCAGAGACGGCCGCTTTTAATGAGGGCTCCGGCGCGGACTGCCGAAATAACTCCTCCGGATAGTTGGGCACAGATTGTTGCCAGAGTCGGTTGCGTAACCAGCGCACTCCCCGTGAGATCCAGCTTCCGGGCGGTCCCAGGAACGTCAGGATATATCCTACACGGCTCCGGAGCGTCTGCCGCAACTGTAGAGCCTGCCGAAGTCGCTCCCGCGCGGCCGTCCGCTGCCCCAGCGTCAGTAGCGTGTTGCCGTAGGTGGTCAACGCATACGCCAGTCGCGCCTCGAAGATGGGACGATAGGGCGCCAGGGCCGGATCCCGTAAAAAATGTCGGTAGCAGAACAGCTCCCCCTCAAACCCGTAAAGACGCCAGTGCCAGCTCCGACTGACGCCCCCGGGCTGCCAGCGACAACTGGCCAGCCGCTGCGGCACGTAGTAGGCTCCGCCCTGCTGGGCACAGCGGTACAGCAGCCACAGATCCACCATGGCCCGTGCCTCATCGGCCAGGAACGTCGGAGCCACCAGGGCACGCCGAAACAGGACAGCGCCGATGAACACCGCCCGGTCGATCAGGGCCACCCGCATAAAATCGTCCACCGGCCCCTCCGACAGGCGGGTCCGTCGCCAGCGACGGGTGTTTCTATCGCTGGTTTCGGGCAACCGTTGCCCTTCCCCATCGATGATCCAGTGATCACAGAAGGCAAGCACCAGATCCGGGTGTTGCTTGAGCGGCTGGAGCAAACGCTCGACAAACGCTGGCTCCAGTAGGTCGTCGTCCCCCAGAAAGCAGAAAAAATCCCCCCGTGCTATTTCGACGCCCTGCCGCCAGTTGGCCACCAGTCCCCGATTGCGATGATTACGTACGTACAGAATACGCCTATCTCGTTCCTGGAAAGCGCAGACCACGTCAGGTGTGCGGTCGGTGCTGGCATCGTCCAGTACGATAATTTCCAGGTGCGGATAGGTCTGCG
Protein-coding sequences here:
- a CDS encoding GMC family oxidoreductase — its product is MKIDLRAFEPQELGPYDLCIVGGGVAGLTLAWALRDSGLGICLLETGGEQPEPATNRLSRGDVTGYPYFPLDMARARALGGSSHLWDYEVAPGICRIRLRPLDPIDFERRAAIPFSGWPFGYETLAPYYRQAQPFFDLPDQPYTAEAWTAPTCRPLLSERSAVLRTALFQFGEPSRFYRVYGPALLTDPKITVCLHAHVLELLTNETGEAVVGVRVARPDRSELTVRARCVVLAAGGLENARLLLLSNRACPNGLGNAYDCVGRFFMEHLHFLSGLFVPADRALIPQLGFYRLHIRRNTWIMGKLALQEEVIRREGLGNYCVALWPTDRLALPRRNNPLLWGGFEALRVLREAVQHRTWPEDLPRQLLRLVRDLPRLVPWATTRLLALGGKRGSETRRPVAFVLHHMAEQLPNPESRVRLSRRRDAFGQPRLELHWQISRQDVESLLRAQQLIAQELVRQGWGTVQMETLRRIPPDGITGGFHHMGTTRMHASPREGVVDPNGRVHGVKNLYVAGSSVFPTVGFANPTLTIVALSLRLADHLKTRLT
- a CDS encoding nucleotidyltransferase family protein produces the protein MSLRSTLPPEAQVLTLAARTQLEASAVGRLQQLLARPLDWERLYRWSVRHGMVALVYRNLLQAAPEALPLWWRHRMEAEARALAIHNLHQTQELLRLVTCLEREEIPVLPFKGPALAALIYGDPAARVYVDIDLLVRRSDFRRARQVIESMGYQAHKPLHGADEEAYLDTQLGFEFVHESRDFIVELHWAFFYTIYDLPLDPVAIWARHQQVVFAGHTIRTMAPEDLLLYLVIHGNKHRWLKLTWVADVAELLRRYPELEGSFVRQQARRLGVERVLAIGLTLAAELLDAPIPDGLQRSGQQRVARRMARQVVGRWMFREDADVRAFWPMFWYHLRERERWQHRLGYLKHHLQLALAPTERDRAFCRLPDRLRFLYVLIRPVRVLVERWPFRTNP
- a CDS encoding glycosyltransferase, yielding MQSMGRQGGDDPLVSILIPTFNRAGYLQLALESACAQTYPHLEIIVLDDASTDRTPDVVCAFQERDRRILYVRNHRNRGLVANWRQGVEIARGDFFCFLGDDDLLEPAFVERLLQPLKQHPDLVLAFCDHWIIDGEGQRLPETSDRNTRRWRRTRLSEGPVDDFMRVALIDRAVFIGAVLFRRALVAPTFLADEARAMVDLWLLYRCAQQGGAYYVPQRLASCRWQPGGVSRSWHWRLYGFEGELFCYRHFLRDPALAPYRPIFEARLAYALTTYGNTLLTLGQRTAARERLRQALQLRQTLRSRVGYILTFLGPPGSWISRGVRWLRNRLWQQSVPNYPEELFRQSAPEPSLKAAVSEGTSSASPPLSVVS